One Vicia villosa cultivar HV-30 ecotype Madison, WI linkage group LG5, Vvil1.0, whole genome shotgun sequence genomic window, GTGAGGTACTATAAACCCCTACAAGACTTCAATATAAGGAGGGATCTTCCTAAGACGTGTTGGAGGAGGTGTTTAATTTTTGATATCAATAGGGCTGGCTGACGGTTTGCAGGATACCATGCCAGCACGTTCGATGATCTCTGAAGCTAGGTTCTTTAGTTTAGAAAGATGCCACTAGGGTGACGAGAGACAACAATACCCCAAAAGCAACTCAGAAAGGTAGGTTCTTCATCGCAAACTCAAATGCTAAGAGTGACATAATTGAGTTGTGAATGGCTTAAGTAAAGGTAATAAGGATGATGTTGTCCATATAAAAAAGAATGTATGCCATGTAAGAATTTTTTCAATATATGAAGAGAGAGTGGTCTGATGTGTTATGTCGAAAACCAATGGAGGCTACATAGTCAATAAAGTCGTGTTACCATGCTCTGGGCACTTTTTTAAGACCATAAAGCGACTTCTTCAAACCACAGACATAATCTGGATGATGAGAGTCGCAGAAACCCAATAATTGATGCATGTAAACAGTCTCATAAAGATCaccatgtaaaaaataattatggaTATCTAGTTAATGAATGGGCCATGATTTGGAGGATGCAATGGTGAGCACTGCTCTAATGGTAGCGGGTTTAACCATCGGGCTAAAAGTCTCATCACATTCCACATTTACAACATGTGACTTTCCATCACCTACAAGACGAGCCTTAACGCGCAAAGAAACCATCAAAAATTTTCCTATATTTAAAAATTCATGTACATTGAATAAGATTAACATCACAAGGAAGAAGAACTAAATTCCACATCTTATTTCTAAAAAGAGCATCAAATTCAAAATGCATTGCAGATTTCCAATTCTAGTCTATAAGGCTGGTTTAGGGTTTTTAGGTATGAGATAGATGGTGAAGTCGGGGTGAGAGACTGATAAGGTAAATAACTCACGGGGTTCGACAATGCCTTTCATGCAATGGGTGTTGATGGTTCATGTATGTGGTTGTGGTTGGATTGATGGTGGTGAGGGAGAGTCAGTTGTAGAAGGCGAGTTGATCGAAGAGGTATGAAGTAATGATTGTTGGTTTATTGGTGAGGGTGGTTGGTCATTTATGATTGTTGGTGTTGGTTGGTTGTGTGAAACATGTGGTATTATTTGATTTTTCTACTAATGTACAAGATAAGGGTGGAGGTCATTATTTAGGAAGTTAGAAGACTGAGGGGTAGGACGGTGTATCTTGATGAAGGGAAATTGAATTTCATCAAAGATAACTTGTctcaaaattattaattttgtgttTGCCAAATCAAAACACTTGTAGCCTCTATAGTTCAATGAATAACCCAAGAAGACACATTGAGTAAAGTGAGGTTGTAACTTATAAATGTTAGTGGAAGGAGTAGCCTCGATAAGGACATTCGACAAAGTTTTATCTCGACAAGAGGGTTGCGTCAACAAGGTCATTATTTGGCAAAAGGGACTTAATATTTTCTCTATGTCAAAGATTCAGATGGAGGAAGAGACATGTCGGCGAGTGATAAAGCGAACATTCTTAAGAAGCAGTTAGTGGTTCTAAGTAGTTACGAACGTGAGATGATGGATATTTCAGCAGTTTTTGAAGCTTGACAATGTGGAAGCATTTCAGAACGATAAACTACATGTGGATACATGTCATCCATTTGAAGATATAATTGTCGTTGACAGTTATTTTAGACTAGTATACGTAGCAGACTCGTACATTGTAATAAAGGTCGCAAAGTTTCGTACATTCTCTATAGAACTGTGAAGTACCAAAATCACAAAGCGAAACAGTTTGTGAGAAACATGTATAATTTTGCGTCCTTTCTTTCCATTGTTTTTGTCTCCTTAAACAAAACATATGTCTTTACTGTCTCATGTCCTTACTTTTTGTTTGATGTCATTTATTGCATTTTATATACTTGTCATTTACGAAAGCTTTTCTCAGTTAAGATTTGCGTTTATGTTGTCTTTATGTAAGGAGTTGTATTtaattcacacacacacacacacacactacttTTCATACAAATACTTCGCACAAATTGCTCCTGAAATTTTTTGAGTCAATCTCACAAGCATAGTAAACTCGTGATTGTTTACCAAAAACACCAATAAACATGGACGCGCCTGCAAATACACGCAAAAAAGGGACGGTGCGGGACAAACAAGGATTCTGGTCTAAAACTTTGGTTCATCCTACGAAAAAGTACGGACAAACCGGACATGTCTAACGGGTTGGACCCGTTTTGCCACTCCTAATTATAAtgcaatgaaaatatttttttttcatagcAATTACGACATGTTTGTTTAAGCagtaaaaaaatagaattttcttttgtatttttaaaaaaattattttaaaaaacttttttaaatttttaaagcttttcaaattcattttttataaattaaaagattaattttgatatttaataacataaacatatattattaaaaattaaagtaTTGTCAAAATTACatcattttttaaaaagttgtatcacaaaaatgattttaaatagttttaaatttaagTGAGTTTTTAGAATTTTGATGTTTAAAAAAGTTAAACTAAAATGATGAAAtaccaaaaataatattttttttaaaaaataattaaatcaatttttatttgatttatttttaaaatgattatttttaattatatttttcgcCGCAACATAGGAGATTAAATAATATTGTAACAATTATTTGACAATCTCCTACGACCCCTTAGATTAAAGCTAAACAGATGGTTCTGTAGTGGGTTTACATGCAGCTTGTGATAGCTTTTTAGAGATCATAATGGAATTTTTTTAGGGTTCTCTTCCAACCTTATaccattttttgtttttgattgtgAGATGCAAGCCTTATATTGGCTATGGAATTAGCTTCGAAATGTAACACTCCAGACTGCTTTTCACGATTATCGACTGACTCCACAAATCAATGcaggtcttttcagcatgttttATCCTTGCTCATATGCTtttcgggaaacttcccagaaggtcacctaTCCAACTACTACTTCAAGTCAAGACTCCTTGACTATGAAGTTCTTATTTGTCGGGCtatcgaaaagaagatgcatcttgatGTGAATTCAACGACCactcctcgccttcttcggcctcaaaTGTTACATGTCAGCCAGCTTTCGCTTGCTTCGTTTCCGAACCACATAGTACTAGGAGAGGTATGATCGGATATCATTTGTAACACCCTAGACCACTTTTCAAGCTtaccgactgaccccacaaaccaacacagatcttttcaacatgctttgtcctcactcacacgctttctgtcccagaaggtcacccatctaaATATTATTCCAAGTCAAGCCTCTTTAACCATTGAGTTCTTATTTGTAAAGTTaacaaaaagaagatgcatcttgttggtataggtagtatcaatcaatccttataagccttcCTTCAACCATATAGTCCCTTCTCTGCACATCCTcaagatccctctcattccgatgtgaatTCGACGACCACTCCTTGCCCTCTTAGACCTCGGATGTTACACGAAACATGGTTGAACTTGTATCTGGATTGAAGGTGCCCCTACTACTACTTTCTTGACTTTCAAGAAGCCTTCGATTGTGTCTTATCACTTCGACAACCGTTGGCACAACTATTTTCATCTTGGATTATAGGTTATATCGTCCCATTTTTTAGTGAGGATAATGGATGTGCATACAAACTTGCTAATTAGTGACACACTATTAAGAACACTTTTTGGTAGGACTCTCTCCACATCTTCATTAGGGATGATATTTTTAGGGGTCCTTCCATTTACCTAATATTTGTTtttcttaatttctttttttttttattttgacttttctTTAAGGGTTTTGATTTAATCTCCTTCTTATacatatttgtttttcttttttttttttcaataatatttcGAACGAATGGTAGATGCTAAAAGATTTTCAAAAGATGACGGCATAGTCGAGATATCTATGTATCTTTCTGATATTTATCTCACATTTGCTTTAAAAAAAGCATTTAATAAAAATTGAAACAAATATACCCTAAATCTCCAAATTCAATGTTTCCAATAGAATTTTGATATCATTAAATTTTGTTGCTGTTGTTCATAAATGAGATTTCATAGAATATATTACAATATTCAATCCCTACTATTAGCAGCACATAACACACCTAAAAAGCTTAAAAGGTGCACAAAATTAAATCAATATCTTAATTAAAAGTCTCATTATAATGGAACGCCACTTTATTCACTCTCCTTCCTTCCGCTTTCCACAATCACATACTCTCTTTCTCTTTTCGGCGAAAATCATAAACAACTACACTCTCTCTTTCCGTATCCCTCCAATCACGTTCATTGATTTTGATTCATTCTTCTTACAACTATAAAACCATCATCAACCCCTAAAATATTTTCACCTTTTTCGCTCTTCCAAACTCTACTTTACATTCTATTCAACAACCATGCCTATTCCATGGATCAACAAAAACAGGGTAACCCAATTTTCTCAAATCATCGCCGATCTTCACTCATCCAAACGCGGTGCTTCTTCCATCTTCGTTCAGACCGCTTTCCCCGCCTCCCTCGTCGATCTCTTAATCAATAACCGTACCCGCTTCACAAGACCCAAATCCAACAAACCGTTTCGTCGCCGAACTTCTGATCCACCCTCGCCGGAAATGCCGAGTTTAACCGATTACGCCGAGTTGGATCGCCACGAGTATGCGAGTTTGACTCAGTTAACCACCGATGAAAATCTTCATGCAAATAATGGTGTTGAGGATTCGGGTCATGGGGTGAATCGGGTTGGAAAGAACAATGACGGGTCGGGTTCAAAAACGTTACTTGTTACCTTTATAATGATGCTAGTCATTGTCGTTTCGATTGCAAGTGTTGAGAAACTAACAGTCGGAATCACTCTTTCGGCGTTTGCGGTTCTGTTTCTTGAATACGCGTGGAAGCGTGTCGTTTTGTGTTCTAAACCGAATGTGGAAATTAACGTTGTTGAAGCTGAATTCGAGGAAATTAAGGTTGTCGGTGTATGTTCTGAAGAGACTTCTTCCTACGATGATGTTTTTCAATTGAATAGTGTAAAGGGAGACAAGAAGTTGGATTATTCTGAATCGGAAGAGCAGGAGTATCATTCAAATGAAAAAGTTGTGGATTCATGTCATGTTTCAATTAAAGTTAGCCGTAGGGTTAAATTGAAATCAAAGTTGAAGAAACTTTTGACTAAAAAATTGCAAAGTTCTGGAAAAGAGGTAAAGGAAAAAAGAGGTAAAGAAGATTGTAGTGTTGAAAAAGATTGTGAGATAAAAGAGGAGGTGGATAATGGGAGTAAATCATCATTGTTGCATGATGTTAAACTAGAAAGCATGAGAGTGAATAGTGAAAAGAAGAGAACAGAGAGAGTTGGGAATTCGGGTTATTTAGTTTTATTTGTAATTGCACTGGTTGGGCTTGTAGTGGGTCGTTTACCAGCACTGATACTTACAATGACATGGTGTTTTATATTAAAGATAGTTGCAATAAGAGGAAGATCAAAGGCGTCTCTGATCAAATGTTCGGTTCCAAATTCTTGATGGAGCATGAATGCATGATGATGGTCATTGCCTCATTGGTGAATCAAGTTTTTCatacttaattaaattatttgtttcatttttcttttcattttagtTTATCATGAAATTCAATTGATGAATTTACTTGCTAGGATATACTCTAAAAGCTCATCCCACTTGATGAAATATGTAAAAAGTCAAATACAAATGACACtgactatattttttattttgctcaaatatttttttagtttgaaattttttttcctttattttttttcctttatttgttttttttaccaTCATTCACCTTTTAAATAATGTTCTACGCAAGAATAAGAGGATGATCGGAACAATGTATTTTGAATGTGGCGTTACAATGAAATATCGATAGAAGATGCGTCTTCCCTTAATCCTCTTCTACTATCTGAGAGATATGATTAGAAAGACAAGAATTACTGATGGTCATAATCGAAAGATTCTCTCATATGTTCTTTTTGGGAGATTACTTACTAATATCTTCGGGGAGAGTGGGCTAGTTAAATTTCGAGTAGAAGAAGCAAAATGTACAGAGGATCTAACTCCTCGCATTGGAGAATTCATTAATGCAAGAAATCTGAAGCACATGGGTCTGCTTAAATAGATAATCACCAATCCCCTGACAATGTCTTTTGATTCTATCTCTGACAAAAGAGTTTCTGTTGATAACTTCCCTCTATTCACCAGGGAAGATAGTCTAGATAGAATAGCTGGATATGTGGGAATGATGACAGAAGCTGGAGCTGATGTGTCCAACTACAGTCTTAAAGATGTGCACTCTGCGCAAGCTTCTACTGAACCAGCCAGAGGAAAAAGGAAAATTACTTCAGAAGGTTCAGAACGAAGATCAAAGAAGAAGCAAGACAGAGGTAAAGTCACTACTCCTGTGATCTCTAAGTCTTTGAATAAAACTATTAATGAATTATCATCCTCAACCACTTTTGTTCAAACACCTTCATAATCAGAAGCTCCATCATTTGAAATTATCCTAACGTCATTTACCATTCCAACAATCATCTCTGAACATGTCATCACATCTGCTCCAAACTCCTCAACCATCCCAATCTCTACTTTTGAACCTAGATTTTCAACCTCATCCACTTCAACAACCTTTGATCCTGTCTATATGATAATAGCTTCCGCTTCAAACAATCCAAAAACAAATTCAGTTTAATCATTAACTTTTTACATTCAATCAATACCCCTTCAAACGTACACCTCACTGGTTCTTACCTCTGTTTCAGAAGTTTTCAACTCTATCACAcaatctgaaccaatcaacatttCATCACCCATTTCCATACACTTTGATCCTTCATCTCCACTGTCTGAAAATTCTTTTGAAGTTCTAGATGAAGAACCACTCGTAACAATTCTTACTGAACCAAATCAATCAACTTCATTTATACCTATTCATTATGTTCCATTTGAGATACCAACAACTAAAACCTATAATGTTCCCGACCTTCTTGATTTAACGGAACAACATGCTAAAATTCTTCTTCCTTAGAAGGAACTACCTTTAGTTCTTTATCAACCCTATACTCCCAAACTTCCCATTAACCTGGatgaatttattaataattttagtaAGAAGGCTAAGAATAAGGTGGCGATGTTAAAAGCATAGGCTAGTATTAGCTCTGATCCTCAAGCTCTGAATGCCTCTTGGGACAATATTAAGAGATGGATGCATACTGAGTTTGAAAGGCTGATGAGTTTTTGGGATGCCTCAAAAGTAGCGGTTGTTCAAAAAGTCGCTGACAGagaagaagaaaggaaagaaagaatcAGACGCTGAAGCAGAGGAAAAAGAAGCTGAAGTTGCTGCAGTTGGTGTCTCCTTTACTGATTCTGTCATCATGCGCTTGGAACAAGCTATTGGTGAAATCAGAGAAGAACAAACTGGATTCAAAAACAGCATCTATGAGCAAAAGAAGGCAAACGACACTCTTCAGAGCATGATGCAACTGATTCTTACTAGACTGCCCCCACTCTTCAAAACATCtagaatttttatttttcctttggcTATCTGAACCCTATGATCTTATATGTTATGCTACGTTTTTCCTTCTGATGTTTAAATTCcattttgattatgacaaaaagggggagtaatataTGAAGTCAAAATTTTGATGATCAATAATCAAATTCCTGAAATAAAATTTCTCATATTTTCTAACCCCATATAAATTTTTGTCTGTGTTAGTTTTCATTTTTTACGACATCATGAACTCTGATTGGCTTCACAATTTTGTTTTTTACAAACCAGACCAGAACCTTCTATTAGAAAtatatattatgtaaacaaatgcgcgtaacagaccagaacccgtgcgtatgcactagtttgttactagtttaattttaaaaaaaaactatttcccCTATGTTTTTAACATAAATCTAGAGGTATATTGTGCTTGGGATGGaacttattttattgtattttttaccaatattttgaatcataacCGAGGGAAAATATAAGCATATTTATTGAGTTTCTTTACGcccttaaacaaatctttgttgTCAATTTAATGAGTATTAACGCTTAAGACACTGTCATTAGTGATTCGCGTGAAACCTAAAAGACATTCATTATAAAGGCGTTGTGAATATCAAAAATTGAGAATAAAACATTTGAAACTTAGGGTCCATTTTGGTGGGAATAGATGGAGGAGAGAGGAGGGGAGgagat contains:
- the LOC131605695 gene encoding uncharacterized protein LOC131605695; this translates as MPIPWINKNRVTQFSQIIADLHSSKRGASSIFVQTAFPASLVDLLINNRTRFTRPKSNKPFRRRTSDPPSPEMPSLTDYAELDRHEYASLTQLTTDENLHANNGVEDSGHGVNRVGKNNDGSGSKTLLVTFIMMLVIVVSIASVEKLTVGITLSAFAVLFLEYAWKRVVLCSKPNVEINVVEAEFEEIKVVGVCSEETSSYDDVFQLNSVKGDKKLDYSESEEQEYHSNEKVVDSCHVSIKVSRRVKLKSKLKKLLTKKLQSSGKEVKEKRGKEDCSVEKDCEIKEEVDNGSKSSLLHDVKLESMRVNSEKKRTERVGNSGYLVLFVIALVGLVVGRLPALILTMTWCFILKIVAIRGRSKASLIKCSVPNS